The following coding sequences lie in one Candidatus Eisenbacteria bacterium genomic window:
- a CDS encoding aminotransferase class I/II-fold pyridoxal phosphate-dependent enzyme produces the protein MSPTSPIVDLRSDTVTRPTPAMRRAMAEAVVGDDVFGDDPTVQALERRVAELSGKEAAVYVPSGTMGNQLAIATAAGPGDAAVMERESHIFLYEQGGLAANSGVLAHTVAGARGALAVADLTAALRGEDEHVARVRLVCVENTHNRAGGVVVPLAELRSLSEVARSRGLGVHLDGARLWNASVASGIPIREWAAIADTVMMCFSKGLGAPIGSILIGPAERMLAARRVRKRWGGAMRQVGILAAACLHALDHHVERLADDHRRARSLAAGFRETPGVRVPEPDTNIVIVELEHPALDPTTVLEGLAERGVWMVPFGTRRLRAIAHLDVDDAGVEQAIAAWRAVAGGAVHAAG, from the coding sequence ATGAGCCCGACCTCTCCGATCGTCGACCTCCGCAGCGACACCGTCACGCGCCCCACACCGGCGATGCGCCGGGCCATGGCCGAAGCGGTGGTCGGCGACGACGTGTTCGGCGACGACCCGACCGTTCAGGCCCTCGAGCGCCGGGTCGCGGAGCTGAGCGGAAAGGAAGCCGCCGTGTACGTCCCGAGCGGCACGATGGGGAATCAGCTCGCGATCGCAACCGCGGCCGGCCCCGGCGACGCGGCGGTGATGGAGCGCGAGTCTCACATCTTCCTCTACGAGCAGGGCGGCCTCGCGGCCAACAGCGGCGTGCTGGCGCACACGGTCGCCGGAGCTCGCGGTGCGCTCGCGGTCGCGGATCTGACCGCGGCGCTGCGCGGTGAGGACGAGCACGTCGCGCGGGTGCGTCTGGTGTGCGTCGAGAACACGCACAATCGCGCCGGCGGCGTGGTGGTGCCGCTCGCCGAGCTGCGTTCGCTCTCCGAGGTGGCGCGGTCGCGCGGGCTCGGCGTGCATCTCGACGGTGCGCGACTGTGGAACGCCAGCGTCGCCAGCGGCATTCCGATCCGAGAATGGGCCGCGATCGCCGACACCGTGATGATGTGCTTCTCCAAGGGTCTCGGTGCGCCGATCGGCTCGATCCTGATCGGACCGGCCGAGCGCATGCTGGCTGCGCGGCGGGTGCGCAAGCGCTGGGGCGGCGCGATGCGGCAGGTCGGCATCCTCGCCGCGGCATGCCTGCACGCGCTGGATCATCACGTCGAGCGGCTCGCCGACGATCATCGCCGCGCGCGTTCGCTGGCGGCCGGGTTTCGCGAGACGCCGGGAGTGCGGGTCCCGGAGCCCGACACCAACATCGTGATCGTGGAGCTGGAGCATCCGGCGCTCGATCCGACCACGGTTCTCGAGGGCCTGGCGGAGCGCGGCGTCTGGATGGTTCCGTTCGGCACCCGCCGGCTGCGGGCGATCGCACATCTCGACGTCGACGACGCCGGCGTCGAGCAGGCGATCGCGGCGTGGCGCGCGGTCGCGGGGGGCGCAGTCCATGCCGCGGGGTAG